The sequence below is a genomic window from Anaerolineales bacterium.
GAGCCGCTGCGCAAAGCCTACCCGAGGCCCGGTACGCCCGAGTGGGCAACGCTGGCCAAACTAGCCTGGCATTGGAAAGTGCGGGGCAGATTGAAATGGTTGCGGGTGCTGGCGTTGGGTGTGATGCCGGAGTTCCGCGGCCAGGGGGTGGATGCGCTGCTTTACCTGCAGACCGCGCGCAACGCCTTCCCCAAGGGGTATCAATTCGCCGAGATGAGCTGGATCCTGGAATCGAACGACATGATGAACCGGGCGATCCGGCTGCTCGACGGAGAGGTCTACAAGACATACCGGGTGTACGAGAAACGTCTGTGACCGTTCTCGCACCCTCCCGGTACCCTGACTGACGTTGGAAACTAGCCCGGGAGGGGGCCGGCCCGAAGGGGCCGCGCCCACTCCCAACCCTGCCGCCCGGCCCTAGCACCGGCGGTTGCCCAGGATCTGCTCCTTGCTGCATCCCCTCCCCATCGAACTTGTGCGTGCCTCCTGGAGAGACCTGCGGGCCGTCTCGGCGCTCGAGGAGGCGTGTTTCGGTTCCGACGCCTGGCCATGGATCGACGTCCTGGCCGCTTTGTCGTTGCCCGATGCGGTGCGCCTCAAGGCTCAAACGGATGCCAGGCTCGTAGGCTTCGTTTTCGGCGAGCGCCGCGACCGGCGCCGGGTGGGCTGGATCTCTTCTCTGGCGGTCGACCCGGCGTTCCAGCGCCAGGGAACCGGCCGGGAGCTGCTGCGGCGCTGTGAGCGCCAGCTGGCGACGGCCAGCCTGCGCCTGGCGCTGCGCCGAACGAATGAGCCCGCCCTAGCCTTGTACCTCAGCGAGGGTTACCGGCAGATCGAGGTCTGGCCAGGCTACTACCGAGATGGGGAGGACGGCCTGGTCATGGGCAAGCCCGGGCCGGCGGGCTGAACCTCAGCCTCTGCTCTCTGCAAGACCCGCCCTGTCTGATACAATCCCACCCCTGACGGGCGTTGTACCCTTCGCCCCGGGCGCCTGGCGGCGCCCAATCCTTGCAAGAAAGGGCTTGATCCCCATGAGAGTACTGTTGCTGAAGGACGTCTACAAACTCGGCCGCGCCGGCGATATAAAGAAGGTGGCCGACGGCTTCGGCCGCAACTTCCTGGTGCCCCAGGGTCTAGCCATGATGGCCACCCCGGGGGCGATCAAGCAGGCCGATCGCATCCGCCGCGTGGCTTCCGTGGAGCGAACGCGTCTGAACCAGGAATTGGGGGCCGTCGCCGAGCGGTTGAACGGTCTGCAAGTGGTCTTCGCCACCAAGGCCGGGGAGACCGGCAAGCTGTACGGGTCCATCACCCACCAGATGATCGCCGAGGCGATTGAGAAGGCGACCGGGGTACAGGTGGAGCGGCGCCAGATCGACTGCCAGCCAGTGAAGACGCTGGGGGTTCACAAGGCCCGGATTCGCTTGACGGTTGACCTGATTCCCGAGGTGCAGGTGGTCGTGCATCGCGAGGGCGAGCCGCCCGAGTCGGCTTTCGAGCAGCGACCGGTGGTGGTTGCCGTGGTCGAGGCCGCCGACGACCTGGTCGACGACGAGGCCGGGCAGGATGAACTGGCGGTTTCCGAGATCGAGTCGGAACCGGAAGACTGACCCAGGGCGTGAACTCAGACGGCCAGTTCGGCCTGCGCACGGAGCCCGGTCCGAACGTAGATGGATGACCTGGGGCACACGTTGCGCGATGCGCGTGAGCGCCTCGGCCTCACCCTCGAGGAAGTCGAGCGCGGCACCCGCATCCGCACCCATCACCTTGAAGCCATGGAACGCGGGGATTGGGATTCCCTTCCCTCGCCGGTGCAGGCTCGGGGTTTCCTGCGCAACTACGCTGACTTTATTGGCCTCGATCCGGGCGCGATCCTGCTGCGTTATGCCGATCTGATCCAGGCCCGACGGCCGTCCCCGCCCACAGCAACTCCGCCCCGGACGGCCCGCCCGGAGAGTGCGGGTGAGGTTCGTGTGCGGCGGCCTCGCCTGATCTCCTCCGACATCGTCATCGCCTCGGCGATCTCGTTGGCGCTGCTGGTGCTGCTGCTGTGGGGAGCCTCGTGGGTGATGGCCAGCCTGCGCCAGCAGACCCTGGAGGATGCCGGCGAAACGCCGCCGGAGGTACCGGCGGC
It includes:
- a CDS encoding GNAT family N-acetyltransferase, translated to MLHPLPIELVRASWRDLRAVSALEEACFGSDAWPWIDVLAALSLPDAVRLKAQTDARLVGFVFGERRDRRRVGWISSLAVDPAFQRQGTGRELLRRCERQLATASLRLALRRTNEPALALYLSEGYRQIEVWPGYYRDGEDGLVMGKPGPAG
- the rplI gene encoding 50S ribosomal protein L9, translated to MRVLLLKDVYKLGRAGDIKKVADGFGRNFLVPQGLAMMATPGAIKQADRIRRVASVERTRLNQELGAVAERLNGLQVVFATKAGETGKLYGSITHQMIAEAIEKATGVQVERRQIDCQPVKTLGVHKARIRLTVDLIPEVQVVVHREGEPPESAFEQRPVVVAVVEAADDLVDDEAGQDELAVSEIESEPED
- a CDS encoding DUF4115 domain-containing protein, whose amino-acid sequence is MDDLGHTLRDARERLGLTLEEVERGTRIRTHHLEAMERGDWDSLPSPVQARGFLRNYADFIGLDPGAILLRYADLIQARRPSPPTATPPRTARPESAGEVRVRRPRLISSDIVIASAISLALLVLLLWGASWVMASLRQQTLEDAGETPPEVPAAELSTAEADTPTPGLPGGLVLEEVTAVPSITPTLPIGPIGALGLRLAVEKDAFLLVLVDGREQMRQRARPGEVFDFQGQSLIEVLTGNGGGVRAIFNGNDLGLMGVFDEAVVRLYSQEGVLTPTPTVTRTPAGGTATATPRPPTPSPPTAG